The following are encoded together in the Glycine max cultivar Williams 82 chromosome 8, Glycine_max_v4.0, whole genome shotgun sequence genome:
- the LOC100796820 gene encoding dof zinc finger protein DOF2.4 produces MVYTSIPAYIDPANWQQQQPNHQQQGNNTAASSHLILPQPIQPPQPPPSQPHGLGGSTTAGSIRPGSMADRARMANIPMQEAQQKCPRCESTNTKFCYFNNYSLSQPRHFCKACRRYWTRGGALRNVPVGGGCRRNKRSRGSSGNNTRSPANSDRQTASAGSASTTSGSSSADLVAGLGGGTGVPPSLRFMAPLHQLGDHHHHLGGGGGEIGLSYGLNYGAISGPMGGIGDLNFHIGGSLSGGGCSMLSGLEQWRVPQTHQFPFLSGLEATSSHGLYPFEGASGSDGYGSTPIKVSTSGVMSQLASVKMEDNHHHHHQELGLPRQFLGVNNNPSTNEQYWSGGGGATSAWTDLSAFSSSSTTSNNAL; encoded by the exons ATGGTTTATACTTCCATCCCAGCATATATTGATCCAGCCAACTGGCAGCAAcag CAACCAAATCACCAGCAGCAAGGAAACAACACTGCTGCCAGCTCTCACCTTATTCTTCCACAACCAATACAACCACCACAGCCTCCGCCATCGCAGCCTCATGGACTCGGTGGTAGCACTACCGCCGGGTCCATCAGGCCCGGTTCGATGGCGGATAGGGCAAGGATGGCCAACATACCTATGCAGGAAGCTCAACAAAAGTGTCCAAGATGTGAATCCACCAACACAAAGTTTTGCTACTTCAACAACTACAGCCTCTCTCAGCCCCGCCACTTCTGCAAGGCCTGCAGAAGGTACTGGACACGTGGCGGGGCCTTGAGGAACGTCCCTGTTGGCGGCGGCTGCCGGAGGAACAAGAGGAGCAGAGGAAGCTCCGGCAACAACACCAGGTCTCCGGCAAACTCCGATCGCCAAACCGCGAGTGCCGGTTCGGCTTCCACCACCAGTGGCTCCTCCTCTGCTGACTTGGTGGCCGGCCTCGGCGGTGGCACCGGAGTGCCACCGTCGCTTAGATTCATGGCTCCATTGCATCAACTTGgtgaccaccaccaccaccttggtggtggtggaggagaaaTAGGGTTAAGCTATGGCTTGAACTATGGCGCAATTTCGGGTCCAATGGGAGGAATAGGAGACTTGAATTTCCATATAGGAGGCAGTTTGAGTGGTGGTGGTTGTTCTATGTTGTCTGGTTTGGAACAATGGAGGGTTCCACAAACTCACCAATTTCCCTTCTTGTCTGGCTTGGAAGCTACTTCATCACATGGGTTGTACCCTTTTGAGGGTGCTAGTGGTAGTGATGGCTACGGTAGCACTCCCATTAAGGTTTCAACTTCTGGGGTTATGTCTCAGCTTGCTTCTGTGAAAATGGAAgacaatcatcatcatcatcatcaggaACTTGGTTTGCCTAGACAGTTCTTGGGGGTCAATAATAACCCTAGCACAAATGAGCAATATtggagtggtggtggtggtgccaCTTCTGCTTGGACTGATCTTTCTGCTTTCAGCTCTTCTTCCACTACTAGTAATAACGCACTATAG
- the LOC100797347 gene encoding putative E3 ubiquitin-protein ligase XBAT31: MGQRLSCVQQQHEEHGVLFPALASGELEVVEAMVEEDPTVLEHTTGCDRLSPLHVAAANGRIEVLSMLLDRSFNVDVLNRHKQTPLMLAVMHGKTGCVEKLIHAGASILMFDSIRRRTCLHYAAYYGNIDCLKVILSAAHSTPVADSWGFARFVNIRDGNGATPLHLAARHRWPECLHALLDNGALVCASTGGYGYPGSTPLHMAARGGSLDCVRMLLAWGADRLQLDSSGKIPFSVALKHKHKACAALLDPSSAAPLVWPSPLKFISELNQEAKALLEKALQEANREREKTILKETDMPPSPLNSESEDDNIASEASDMELCCICFDQACTIEVRPCGHQMCAHCTLALCCHKKLDPATTGLSGPVCPFCRGSILQLLVAKINKISDTEVESSPMKPRRSRKSNFSEGSSSFKSLSAMGSFGRIAGRNSGKITDEKQ, encoded by the exons ATGGGTCAGAGGCTAAGCTGCGTGCAACAGCAGCACGAGGAGCATGGTGTGCTCTTCCCAGCACTTGCAAGTGGAGAATTGGAGGTTGTTGAGGCCATGGTGGAGGAAGACCCCACTGTGTTGGAACACACCACTGGCTGTGACCGCCTTTCTCCTCTGCATGTAGCTGCTGCCAATGGTCGGATCGAG GTTCTTTCCATGTTGTTGGATAGGTCTTTCAATGTTGACGTATTGAATCGCCATAAACAG acCCCGTTGATGTTGGCTGTGATGCATGGAAAGACTGGTTGTGTTGAGAAGCTTATTCATGCCGGAGCAAGT ATATTGATGTTTGATTCTATACGTCGGAGAACTTGCTTGCACTATGCCGCTTATTATGGAAATATAGACTGCCTTAAGGTCATTCTTTCTGCTGCTCATTCCACACCTGTTGCAGATTCTTG GGGATTTGCAAGATTTGTCAACATAAGAGATGGAAACGGTGCCACCCCTCTGCATCTTGCAGCTCGCCATAGATGGCCGGAATGTCTTCATGCCCTTCTAGACAATGGTGCTCTTGTTTGTGCTTCAACTGGTGGATATGG TTACCCTGGAAGCACGCCACTTCATATGGCTGCCCGTGGTGGTTCTTTGGACTGTGTCCGGATGTTGCTTGCTTGGGGAGCAGATAGACTTCAATTAGATTCTTCTGG GAAAATACCATTCTCAGTTGCCCTGAAGCACAAGCATAAGGCATGTGCTGCCCTGCTGGATCCCTCGTCTGCAGCACCGCTTGTTTGGCCATCCCCATTAAAGTTCATCAGCGAGCTCAATCAAGAAGCAAAGGCCTTACTGGAAAAGGCCTTGCAAGAAGCTAACAGAGAGAGGGAGAAGACCATACTAAAGGAGACTGACATGCCTCCATCCCCACTGAATTCTGAGAGTGAAGATGATAACATTGCCTCTGAG GCTAGCGATATGGAGTTATGTTGCATATGCTTTGACCAAGCATGCACAATTGAGGTAAGACCCTGTGGCCATCAAATGTGTGCTCATTGCACCCTAGCGCTATGCTGTCACAAAAAGCTTGATCCTGCTACTACCGGCCTTTCTGGACCAGTTTGTCCATTTTGCCGTGGATCCATTCTTCAATTACTGGTTGCTAAGATTAACAAAATCAGTGATACAGAAGTGGAATCTAGCCCTATGAAGCCAAGGAGATCACGGAAATCAAATTTCAGTGAAGGGAGCAGCAGCTTCAAGAGCTTGTCGGCCATGGGCTCATTTGGAAGGATTGCCGGCCGCAATTCAGGGAAAATTACAGATGAAAAGCAATGA